A region of the Salvia splendens isolate huo1 chromosome 11, SspV2, whole genome shotgun sequence genome:
aactagccgagaagaagaagaagaaggaagctcggctttgagctggaactagccgagaagggagttcggtcttgagccgagaagggagttcggtcttgagccgagaaggaagaagcaaccagttcggtcttgagccgagaaggaagaagcagttagttagctgagatgtagcggttattcttcttgttttcttgattcttgttgtagttagttagtagcagttgctacttgattgtagagctttaaatagctcataaaccgtgtatgtagtttagtaagagtttaatcaataaagagttttccagtttctctccaagattatcatcttcaatactcaaaatgtgagtgtgtgtgtttctgcattgtgtgatctcatacaacagtgagtgtgtgtgtgatcttcttgagtgtgtgaaagccttgtgtgtgcgaatcccaacaagtggcgccgtctgcgggaagggatattgaagctgatttgcagaggatcaaacggtttcagagatggcagcaaggcttgatgcagaaaagttcacaggcaagaatgattatagcctgtggaagatgaagatgaaggcggttttgattcaacaaggcttggccgcagttcttgcaaaaccagaggagaaaggaaaggctccagtgcttgatgataaagctcaggcaaagatggaggagatgcagctcaaggcacattctgcagtgattctgtgccttggagataaggtcttgagggatgttcaagaagccaagactgcggtggagatcttggacaagttggatgaagtttacttggccaaatccttggctaaccggctgtatctcaagaagaggctgtatgcctatagtttttctggagataggtccatcattgagcagctagaggagttcaacaagatcattgatgacctgggatctgttgatgtcaagatttcagatgaggataaggccattctcacattgaatgccttgcctagctcgtatgaccagttaagtgatgcaattatctatggaagagataaacctatcacctatgcagaagtctattcagccttgatggccaaagaactccagaagacagccaacagaggctctgcaagctccaatgttcaagctgcagaggccttgaatgtgaagaagttcaagaagcagaacttcaagaagaagtttgagggccctaaaccctcaagttctgatgctcagaaggaaaccagagcttgctattggtgcaagaaacctggacatttgaagaaagattgtcatgcatggaagagaaagatggcctctgagggacacaaccaatctgattgtgtggagagtgctgatcccccggctcaacttatgaatattagtgacagtggggtcagtcacaggtggataatggactcggggtgcagcttccatatgtgccccaatagaagctggtttcatgatcttcaagaagcatcgggtacggttgttcttggaaataatcacatttgtcagatcagaggaatagggaaggtaaagctaagcctacaagatggctctataaagatcctaactggggtgaggtatattccagaagtgaagaggaatctcatctcattgggaatgctggagcagagagggttcaccatattgatgagtcaaggaaaattgtttgtgaaatctggagatgcagtgatgatggaggctgacagagagcatattctctattatctgaaggctaaggctattgatggagaaagcaatgctgtgtcagatgattccctaatgctatggcacaagaggctgggccatccagctgaaggaagcttgaaagaactcatcaagaagggcctgatctctggagatttcaacaagatggacccctgtgagcagtgtatacttggaaaagcaaagaaggcaccctatcctacaggtattcactcttctacagcccctttagactacatacatagtgatctttgggggccttcaccggtgtgttcaattggtggaggaaagtattatctagctatcattgataactatacaaggaagttgtgggtatatattcttaaagaaaaatctgaaacactcacaaagttcaagatatggtgtaaggaggttgagctagagaagggtagaagtgttaaatgcttaagaacagacaatggcctagagttcttgtctgctgagtttgatctgttttgtagagagaagggtatgaagaggcaccgtactgttcctggtaatccccagcaaaatggtgttgtggagaggatgaataggactatcctagagagggtgaggtgcctgcttcttggttctggtttgagcagcaggttctggggtgaggctgtgtatacagcagcctatctcatcaataaatgcccatctactgccctgaaatctgaaactcctgattacatgtggtatggagctcatagtgactactcaaaatacaaggtgtttgggtgtgtggcctatgctcatgctaggcaaagcaagcttgaagctagggctctgaaatgtattatgttggggtatcagaggggtgttaaggggtataggctctggtgtattgagctcggtaagcagaaggtcttggtgagtagggatgtggtgttcttggaggatcagatgccatacctgaaagataagctggactccagtgaagatgagggtgatttcttcaaggtggagtctgtgggggttggcctaggagcaggtggagtcactgactcagggagtgagtctgattcagataaagaagaggctccaactcagggcaaccaggctggtgagtctatatcagactctatcagagactatcagcttgcaagggacagagttagaagagaaacaaggccaccaacaaagttctctgatgttgtgtattatgctctgtgtgcagctgaaagtattgatggtgcagatccactcacatataaagaagctatgcagagtaaagatagagaaagatggattgaagccatgaatgaggaaatagagtctttactcaagaacaaaacatggattttggtggacaaatccaagctgagtacagatggtaaggaaaggaggctggtaagctgtaagtggttgtttaaaagaaagattgagaccactgataaggatagagtcaggttcaaggcaaggctggtggctagaggctttacacagcaggagggaatcgatttcaatgaagtgtttgcacctgttgtgaagcacacttcaattaggatcctattggctgtggtgaatcagcttgactgggagctacaacagcttgatgtgaagacagccttcctcaatggagatctagaggaaactatcttcatggaacagccagagggctatgtgaagattggagaagaaggcaaggtgtgcctgttacagaaaagtctttatggacttaagcaaagtcctagacagtggaataagaagtttgatgcacagatgaagaagattggcttctccaagtcagaatatgatgattgtatttacatcaagaaggcaggcaggactcccattgcctacctattactctatgtggatgatatgctacttgcagggccttctatgacagaaattcagaaagttaaacaagatctgaagtcaagctttgaaatgaaggatctaggagagtcaaggaagatcctaggcatacatattcagagagatagaggctgcaagaagctgtggatgctgcaaactgactatattgagaaagttttgcagagattcaaaatggaaaatgcaaaagctgcatcaactcctctgtcccagagttttaagctttcaaaggagcaggcccctaaatctaagcaagaggctgaggagatggagtctattccttatgccagtgtggttggaagtgttatgtatactatgatctgtaccagaccagatctggcacatgctatctcagtgactagcagatacatggctgacccggggaaggagcattggaatgctcttaagtggatattgaggtacatgaagtcaaccagtggctggggaattgtcttcaatggctgggaaggtgaatctgaggaggttgtgcagggctattgtgatgcagactatgctgcaaacctggacaacagaaagtcccaaacaggttatcttttcaccatgtttggaactgtaatcagctggaaatcagggttgcaaagtgttgttgctctctcaacaacagaatcagagtatatagctctcactgcagctgtacaggagagtttttggattcagggagtgatttctgactttggttttgaccaaaagacaatggtgattcattgtgacagcagctcagctatgtgcttggctaaacatccgggttttcatgaaaggagcaagcacatagacataaagttgcattttattAGAGACGAGATTgagaaggggagagtgaaggtgattaagattaacaccttgcacaatccggctgacatgctaacaaagtctctaggtagagacaagtttgatcattgcaagaagttgatcaatgtttgtgcaagaactgagatgagccctcaggtggagaattgtaataatggagtgctcatttcagttggaagaagaaggcagagttcggtaagctcggctttgagctggaactagccgagaagaagaagaagaaggaagctcggctttgagctggaactagccgagaagggagttcggtcttgagccgagaagtgagttcggtcttgagccgagaagggagttcggtcttgagccgagaaggaagaagcaaccagttcggtcttgagccgagaaggaagaagcagttagttagccgaggtgtagcggttattcttcttgttttcttgattctggttgtagttagttagtagcagttgctacttgattgtagagctttaaatagctcataaaccgtgtatgtagtttagagtaggagtttaatcaataaagagttttccagtttctctccaagattatcatcttcaatactcaaagtgtgagtgtgtgtgtttctgcattgtgtgatctcatacaacagtgagtgtgtgtgtgatcttcttgagtgtgtgaaagccttgtgtgtgcgaatcccaACAAAAGGGATCAGAGAAAATTAACTTGCCCTCTGCAAATGGttagtataatattataaaagaTTTTCACAACAAATACATTAAATCACCATATGAAAGGACCCAAAAATACACAATAACATGATAAAAGTAgatgaaaaatagaaaatggaaaACCTGTCATCATCACTCTGGGCATTCACATCAGCATCATCTGCATCTATACTTCGTGGAATAATACGGTCCTCAACTTCTCTCCTAGACCCTGCAAATAGAGTAGACCAATTACTGCTTATTCAAGAAAAGCATACAGTTCCAATTTTCAAACTCCAGACGAGCAACCATGCATTGTTTACCTTCTAAAAGGAGATGATTTCCCTTCCGGCGATCTCTATCCTCTGCATAACATAGAATAAAGATTTGtattaacaaattaaatcacTTGAGAACTCACAGCTAGATACATAAAACTCAGAAGTGAAATATATCTTTCAGTTGGCCATGGAGAAAACCAAACCTTTTGATGAGAAATGCCTCCTCTCTCGATCCTCTAGCTCTTCCCTTAGATTTCTCCTTTGCACCTCATCTTGGGTGTCTTGTCCTTCCTTTCTGCACCAGACCATCAGGACAAAATAAACTGGTATTCAGATTAAAGTTGGCATCAAATTGTACGAGTAAACAGAGAATGCTAATTATGTGTCCTCAATGAGGATAAAAACACTTGAATTCATATCTTTAGCTTGTGAAAGTCCCAAGTAAAAGTTAAACATCACCATAACAATACAACGCGAAAAATATTCTCATTATTCACCTACATTGACAGACTAAATTAGTTTACACCCTAAAGTGATGAATCCCTAAGTTTGACATTAAATATATCCACCTTCTTTTTataagaaaagtagaagacctGAACCTATATAACAAATATCAGTATATCACCCAATAGTTCGACGCCAACCTCTTCCCTTGTTAAGAACTCCAGTTTGTAAAATAAAGACGTAATAAAACAGAATTTCTATACATGTACCAGAAACAGGAACAAACCCTAAGAAATTTCaaggaaaacagaaaacaaaacCTAAGCATTTGAGGATGATAAATGCGAAAAGAACGAACCTAGGTTTGAGGGTAGTATGAGCAGCGATGTCCCTAGACGAATACTTTTGAGACGGACCGAAGATTCGAGTTCCCCCTTGTTCATTCCCACCTTTGGCTGGTGCCCAGGTAGGTCTTGCAGCGGTCGTCATCGCGGGAGCTGGAGATTCTCAAAATCGGAGCTGCGATCGATAGGAATACACCTCGAGAGCTGATAATCTTCACAATCGGTCGCCGAGTAGGATATTGGAAACCCTAGGAGATCGGAGGTGCTTCGATTTGGGAATTTCTGTGGGAGTTGGATAATAATGACAATTGGCGACACACAGAGCTCGAAGACTCAATTTACGacctataaatataaatatttttatttctatttcaaAGAAACAGTTAGCACAATGGGCCGATAGCCCATTATTTAAAGACCAGGCTATTAGAAACTAGTTTGGGCTTTCCATGCTGGATAAGGCAAGGCAACATTCTCATTTTAATATCTTGGGCTTGGCCATGTTGGATAAGGCAACATTCTGATTTAATAAAGTGAAATTctcaaataaattacaaaagcaTTCACACAGTTTTTCAAAATATGGGTAATTAtgtattacttttatttttttattgatacaaaATGTTTCAAGTTTGTATAATCAGTGcaagtattttaatttaacaCATTTCATCATATATGTTTGAACGTCATTAACTCTTTACCTTCACGGCGAACAAAGCATGAAATAATAATGAAACATTTTATACGATTTATGTAAACTTCAAACATTTTATaccaatataaaataaaagtgaaatataaatctttttacccaaaaaaaaattatgtagcttaaaaattttgcaatcatctaatcatatttttttttctagtgaATTACTTGCTAGTGTGAGAGAAAATTTAAAACAAGTGGATAAAATATTCGTTTTGTCGTGTCGCCCAACGTCATTTTATCCACGTGTTATAAATCGGGTGTCACGTCAGCAAGTATTCTACTAGAAAATGAAAGGATGTGACGGTTACGAATCTCTCTAACtttatgatttatttttcatattttggaaaaaaaaagagatggaACTATAATTTGACCCTCTTTTAAGATTTATTTGTCAATTCaccttttaataaatttttttatttcagtatttttatttggataaattattattataatgaaGACTAAAGTCTATTTTTATTGTctttatgtactccctccgtcccggactacttgcacttatttcctttctgggcgtccaagttatttgcactctttccatttttagtaaaaattatcacctacagccgcaattgttgactttgctatacactcattccttaatctccgtgccgaaaaggaaatgtgtgaGTAGTccgaaacggagggagtacataatactccgtattatactccataaaaatgaatttacttaggctatccacaatggcgcctagcgcaccgcctagccgagcgccggcgctaggcggtcgctaggcgaaccattgcagcttccgaaaaccgccgagcggtttttcggaattaaaaatcacctagcgctaggcggtcgacgggcgctgggcgatccgctcagctccattgcagcgtcgggatcgcccagcgcatcgcccagcggtttttttgttttttttttaaattttcgagacactatatatacgcgatttgcacttcattttcattcgcaccacttgtattaacgagtactctctctatcttaattttgtaaaatgtactttttttaatgtaatttttattattaatgtacttttttaaatttattgtactttttttaaaattaaaatagtattattaatgtttcccgtatatgtctcgtaaattaaatttcgtatattgtgttattagtgatgtggctatttatgatatggctaggctatgactgggctatttctgatgtggcaggaggatttttagtattgaggatgtggcaggaggagtttgtggctaggctatagctgggctattgctgggctatcacAACTGTGGATACCCTTAAGTCGGCGGTGCGAAAGATAGCATCAAAATTTGTTGGTTGACCAGTTATATGCTTCcacatcttcttcttcacaaatcaTGGGCCCACACACGATGTATAGCAGAGCAGCATCCATGGAATTGAACCAACAGAGCTACTCTGTCTCTAACCGCCACTATCAAAATCGTTTAAAAAATCGCAACTGGTCACACACCTTATTCTCTTAGACCCGTCTgcttaatttatagtattcgcgACGTTAACATCACAATCAAAGAAAAACTGCTTTGTTATGCTAATCAAATCGACACAGCGAGGAAGCCTCTATTCTCAAATGAACAACACTTGCTTCGCAGTTAAACAAATAGACCTCAGGAAGTTAGGCCAACCGTCCATACTCTGTTTCTCAACTCACTTTGAATCAAAGCAAAGCCGTTGGATTCTTGGTCGCGATCCCCATCCATTTTCCACCTTCCACTCTTTTGCCAACTGCTACGCCTCACCTTAATCACGTCCTTTctttattattctattttagAATCAAGATTCGGTTGTGCTAAATTGCTAATTACTACTGCGCCAATTTTGTTTTTAAGGCCATGGTTTTTGGAGTAGAAAGAGTATTGAGCGCTAACTGTTTGTGTTTTTGCCTCTGAGAAATACTAATCAATGAATACGAGGTATTTCTTCAGTCCGGATTCACTATGCACTTCTGCAAGCGGTATATCGATTTCATCGGCTTTGCCGGCAGCTGTGGATGAGAGGATTAGCCTGAACTCGTGGCCACGGCAGCCGTCGAGGAATACGCCTCCGTTCTTGATAAGATTAGCGATGAAGATATCGAGGTCGAGGTCGTATAGTTTTCTGAGGAGAGTGTTTCATTACCAGAACGGGTCAGGGTCGGACCTCGGGCCGAACCCGTTTGATTCGAAGAGATGGATGCTGATGGAGTTCGTGGCGCTGGCGGTTCAAATCCTCGTCACGCCTTACGTTTTGGTCATCACCAAAGACGAGAAGCCGGTTTGGCCGATGCGAATTTGGGTCGTCGGCTATGCTTTCGGATGCTTCCTTAGCCTCGTTCTTCTCCTTTACCGCTACAGCCATGTTTATCTATCTCAGCGAGATATTGAACGAAGCCACGATGAATCGAGGTAGGGATCGTATATTTTCGATTTCAAATGATAGTAGTGCTTATTGATTTTGGTGCTGatgtatttgtgtgtgtgtgtgatcagAGACTTGCAGAAATGCAAGACGTGGCTCGAGTTGCTGTTTGCGATATGGTTTGTGATGGGCAACGTGTGGGTGTTCGACACGCGCTTCGGATCATACCACCGAGCTCCCAAGCTCCACGTCCTCTGCATCTCGTTCCTGGCGTGGAAGGCTGTCACCTACTCGTTCCCGTTCATACTGTTCGTGCTGCTCTGCTGCTGCGTGCCGTTGCTCAGCACCCTCCTGGGGTATAACATGAACTCGGCCTCCCTCAGCCGCGGAGCAACCGAGGAGCAGCTCTCCGCCCTCCCAAGCTGGAGATACAAGGATGTAGAGCAGGCTCAGAATCTTGAGATTCAAGTAATTTTTTACTATTActttcccacacaaatattcTTTCACAGTAGCGTAAAAGTTAAAACACACACATCATATGACCCACAGTTTGTCGGCATGAAGTTAATGTTTGATGGTAGTTATCTTATGTTTCAATCTTATCTGATTCTTGAAAAGGAAAAGGTGGCTGATGAGATTTATAcatatttgttttgtttattgCAGGAGTGTTGTATATGTCTGGCTAAGTACAAGGAAAAGGAAGAAATAAGGCAGTTGCCATGTACTCATCTTTTTCACCTCAACTGTGTGGACCAGTGGCTCAAGATTATCTCATGCTGCCCTCTTTGTAAGCAGGagatagacaagtaaaaactgcCCAAATATTCttgtagtactattttttaggtgttagtacattattttttttgttgccaaaatagggaaaaaggaaaaggagATGCATGTTTATAAGTTGTGCAAACACAGAATATTACTAGAGTGAGTGGAGGCCATGTATATTGAAGGCTCACCAGTAATAGGTATCAAGATTTGCTTTGGAAAACAGTTAGATACTTAGATATCATATATACAAATGCTTGTTTTTTCTGctttttttaattgttgtggGGAATCAGAGGCTGTGCAGTCCAATTATCGAAtgaattgttttttatttatttatttagctCGAGTACCTAAAACACAACAGAAACTTATACTCCTACCAACCACCAAAAACATTTTCTAAGATTAAAGTGGCCTAAAAATTTGATAATTCATCTTCAACTATATTCCACTTTTCAAGAATACAAGAAGTGGGAACATAGAAAGACAATGCCATCTCAACAATTTTGTTACGAGGTTATGGACTATGTCTAAGGAAGAATAATTAAAAGGATGGTACCATAATTTGTTGAAATGAGTAAAAATTTAGTGATTCGGTCACATATCGCATAAATATTCATGCTTTTCATCTTGGTTTGAGTTTTGACACGTAAACATAGTGTATTCGAACAACTAAATTTTTAATCGAAGAGTAAAAGATTGTACTCCATAGTTAATAATCAAAATTAAGTATGGATATAATATTATACTAACATTAATGAATTGATATATGAATGAGACAAAGCTTCCATATATTAtctgcaaaataaaaaatacattaatgaaTTGATATATGAATGAGACAAAGCTTCCATATATAGGGCTGggaaaatataatgaaataccaaaataccgcacttaccgtaccaaaaaataccgaaaataccgaatttttgatataccgtacttttcggtacggtatcataccgtaccgacagttttaggtacggtaaatgtatgcattttgtatataccgcggtataccgcgttatactgcatcataccgcaattgcggtatataccgcataTTACGGTATATACTGGTATAACACGGTGtaccgcaaatacggtatataccgtaattggcggtatataccgcaaatataccatatttaatatatttattatttataaaatatattattatttaattttattaaacataattgAATGGATTTTGAATGTCATGAACTATGTTTGCTATGTGATGGATTTTTATCACTTTGGATATTTCCTAGATGtttgaaatgatatttttgctatTTAATGCATGAATGTTAGGTTTTGACATGCGGTATTCGGTATTCCGTATCGTGATTTCGGCATAccgcatattgcggtataccgaaatgtcGGTAAGGTAATGATaactaaattttggtataccgacttttcggtataccgcatatatacatgtatgcggtataccgaaaaaagcGAT
Encoded here:
- the LOC121753930 gene encoding protein CWC15 homolog A-like encodes the protein MTTAARPTWAPAKGGNEQGGTRIFGPSQKYSSRDIAAHTTLKPRKEGQDTQDEVQRRNLREELEDRERRHFSSKEDRDRRKGNHLLLEGSRREVEDRIIPRSIDADDADVNAQSDDDSDEDDDDDDEEALLLELERLRREKAEQKEREEREKQDEELKAKEEQLLRGNPLLNNPTSFSVKRRWDDDVVFKNQTRGETKTPKRFINDTIRSDFHRKFLHKYMK
- the LOC121753929 gene encoding E3 ubiquitin-protein ligase At4g11680-like; this translates as MNTRYFFSPDSLCTSASGISISSALPAAVDERISLNSWPRQPSRNTPPFLIRLAMKISRSRSYSFLRRVFHYQNGSGSDLGPNPFDSKRWMLMEFVALAVQILVTPYVLVITKDEKPVWPMRIWVVGYAFGCFLSLVLLLYRYSHVYLSQRDIERSHDESRDLQKCKTWLELLFAIWFVMGNVWVFDTRFGSYHRAPKLHVLCISFLAWKAVTYSFPFILFVLLCCCVPLLSTLLGYNMNSASLSRGATEEQLSALPSWRYKDVEQAQNLEIQECCICLAKYKEKEEIRQLPCTHLFHLNCVDQWLKIISCCPLCKQEIDK